A portion of the Rhodococcus pseudokoreensis genome contains these proteins:
- a CDS encoding LysR family transcriptional regulator: MLDHGEEVLGLPELHAHLVTAVAPGTVDRSGREARVLLACTSLSSGFIGYSRAVDSRQLRYFLAVVEHGSVTRAAEVLFVAQPALSQSLRGLESELGVELFRRVPRGMELTDAGVALLGPARQVMQSSQHADNVVRGIATLEQGWLDVASPPDLAVEPLVSLVARFRARYPGVWVNLIDPGPNADVESLLRNARCEVGVDYLPADDDKLSTYGLGRRRLLLGLPPEASRTQSVNFPIDGLADLPLVAGPRGTAVRDEVERVCAERGFTPRVVVEVEHEHNVYLLVAAGAGAAFLTEPEARRSERRGVRVVRTEPELGHDFGLVFRSGPLSPAARAFVTLATAARTDVIREPPPDERDR, from the coding sequence GTGCTCGACCACGGCGAGGAAGTGCTCGGCCTGCCGGAACTCCATGCCCACCTCGTCACTGCCGTGGCCCCCGGGACGGTCGACCGCTCCGGACGCGAAGCGCGTGTGCTTCTCGCGTGCACCAGCCTATCGTCCGGATTCATTGGCTACTCTCGGGCAGTGGACTCACGTCAGCTTCGGTATTTCCTCGCAGTGGTCGAGCACGGCAGCGTCACCAGGGCGGCTGAGGTTCTCTTCGTCGCCCAGCCGGCCTTGTCGCAGTCGCTGCGGGGTCTGGAGAGCGAGCTGGGTGTCGAACTGTTCCGACGTGTGCCGCGCGGAATGGAGTTGACCGACGCCGGTGTGGCGCTTCTGGGGCCGGCCCGGCAGGTCATGCAGTCGTCGCAGCACGCGGACAATGTCGTGCGGGGGATCGCCACGTTGGAACAGGGCTGGCTCGACGTGGCGAGCCCGCCGGACCTCGCGGTCGAACCGCTCGTCTCACTCGTGGCGCGCTTTCGGGCGCGTTATCCCGGAGTGTGGGTGAACCTGATCGATCCGGGGCCGAACGCCGACGTCGAGAGCCTCCTGAGGAACGCCCGATGCGAGGTAGGTGTCGACTACCTCCCCGCTGACGACGACAAGCTGTCGACGTATGGCCTCGGCCGGCGCCGTCTCCTGCTGGGTCTGCCTCCAGAGGCTTCCCGCACCCAGTCCGTGAACTTCCCGATCGATGGTCTCGCCGATCTGCCGTTGGTGGCGGGTCCGAGGGGGACCGCTGTCCGTGACGAGGTCGAACGCGTCTGTGCCGAGAGAGGATTCACGCCACGGGTGGTAGTGGAGGTCGAGCACGAGCACAACGTGTATCTCCTTGTTGCGGCCGGTGCCGGTGCCGCCTTCCTCACGGAGCCGGAAGCCCGGCGCTCCGAGCGGCGCGGGGTGCGGGTGGTGCGAACGGAGCCGGAGCTTGGCCATGACTTCGGTCTCGTCTTCCGCTCGGGTCCGCTGTCACCGGCTGCCCGTGCTTTCGTCACGCTCGCGACGGCTGCGAGGACCGACGTGATCCGCGAACCGCCTCCCGACGAGCGTGACCGATGA
- a CDS encoding MFS transporter: MRTIVTGGLDVDARTTPDHASPRRPAWVLLIASFTAFLGGFNQSALNVVLPVIAGDLRPSAVATSWILLAYLVTMCSLLVVFGRIGDLVGRRRLFLSGVGLFALSSAVSAAAPTAGILIVGRGFQGAGAAMMFATGAALIASAYPPKQLGGAMGVYFAVNSLAQFLGPVIGGVIAAQLGWHWVLWPNVAVAVCTVATGFFVLPRDAPKSSGQRLDLLGAGLSIGAITTAITALSLGSGTGWTDLRIVGLFSASASSAVAFVWWERRAESPLVDLSLFAERIFRWANASSFLNCAARFPLVLLIALMFQTVHSSGAAIGGLAVVPVSIGTMLASLSYRLLERRFGAYLLGIVGSLMTGLGILIVLLSVTAHPYALFAGCGGLITGAGAGILVVANGATILRRCDQAALGSVSGIRSLVQMLGNTVGTSLCLAVVTAPLTGGDRSAIFGGHADSLDPAAFGDLRQGFHAAFGLLAVLALVGAVAAARARDGHRRRRAKFTRSPAREDGPGTPLGIG, from the coding sequence ATGCGGACGATCGTGACCGGTGGTCTCGATGTCGACGCGCGGACCACGCCGGATCACGCGTCCCCACGGAGACCTGCCTGGGTACTCCTGATCGCATCGTTCACGGCGTTCCTCGGCGGTTTCAACCAGAGCGCTCTGAACGTCGTGCTGCCGGTGATCGCCGGCGACCTCCGGCCGAGTGCGGTGGCGACCAGTTGGATCCTGCTGGCCTACCTGGTGACGATGTGCTCGTTGCTGGTGGTGTTCGGCCGGATCGGCGATCTGGTCGGCCGCCGGCGTCTCTTCCTGTCGGGAGTGGGCCTGTTCGCACTGTCGAGTGCGGTGTCGGCCGCGGCGCCGACGGCCGGAATACTGATCGTGGGACGCGGTTTTCAGGGCGCGGGCGCCGCGATGATGTTCGCCACCGGCGCCGCTCTCATCGCCTCCGCATATCCGCCGAAACAACTCGGCGGGGCAATGGGGGTGTACTTCGCGGTCAATTCGCTCGCTCAGTTCCTCGGACCCGTCATCGGTGGCGTCATCGCGGCGCAGCTGGGATGGCACTGGGTCCTGTGGCCGAATGTCGCGGTCGCCGTTTGCACCGTGGCCACCGGTTTCTTCGTGCTCCCACGCGATGCGCCGAAATCTTCCGGACAGCGGCTCGACCTGCTCGGCGCCGGACTGAGCATCGGCGCCATCACCACCGCCATCACGGCGCTGAGCCTCGGGAGCGGAACGGGCTGGACGGATCTGCGAATCGTCGGACTGTTCAGCGCCTCCGCGAGCAGCGCCGTTGCCTTCGTCTGGTGGGAACGGCGAGCGGAGTCTCCGCTGGTAGACCTCTCGTTGTTCGCCGAGCGGATATTTCGCTGGGCGAATGCATCGAGCTTCCTGAACTGCGCGGCGCGGTTCCCCCTTGTCCTGCTCATCGCACTGATGTTTCAGACCGTGCACTCCTCCGGTGCCGCGATCGGCGGCCTCGCGGTCGTGCCGGTCTCGATCGGCACAATGCTCGCCTCGCTGAGCTACCGCCTGCTCGAGCGTCGATTCGGCGCCTACCTGCTCGGAATCGTCGGCTCTCTCATGACCGGTCTCGGAATCCTGATCGTCCTGCTGTCCGTCACGGCTCACCCGTATGCGCTGTTCGCGGGGTGCGGTGGGCTGATTACGGGAGCAGGCGCCGGAATCCTTGTCGTTGCCAACGGCGCGACCATCCTGCGCCGCTGTGATCAGGCCGCGCTCGGTTCGGTCAGCGGCATCCGATCTCTCGTCCAGATGCTCGGCAACACGGTCGGAACCTCACTGTGTCTGGCGGTGGTGACGGCACCCCTCACGGGTGGCGACAGGTCCGCGATCTTCGGCGGCCACGCCGATTCGCTCGACCCGGCAGCCTTCGGAGACCTTCGTCAAGGCTTTCATGCCGCATTCGGCCTGCTCGCGGTTCTGGCTCTCGTCGGAGCCGTGGCCGCCGCGCGTGCGCGCGACGGCCACCGGAGGCGGAGGGCGAAATTCACGAGAAGCCCGGCCCGTGAGGACGGGCCGGGCACCCCACTCGGAATCGGTTGA
- a CDS encoding CaiB/BaiF CoA transferase family protein: MGPLDGINVLDLGGVLSVPYAATLLAELGADVIKVESRDGDQLRGNHPMHCGMSAMYYNANRGKRGIVLDLKSDEGIRAVHALIAKADVVMENWRPGVAERLGLGFDELRARHPALITASVRGFGSAGPYAGQRVYDPIIQGVSSMASTQDEDTPQLVTNLLPDKLTSMSLAQGILAALVQRGRTGRGDHVEVTMLDTAISFLWPDMMQADTFVDAPPPAGKVERNTRVAQILRAGDGKWLICTATTNSQWAQLCRTIGQPEWIEKFPGLDDRREARTTINDQLTAMFQDSTRDQVLTLFSDADIPCGPLNTVEEMLTDPQVQANDVIREVERPGLGIVREPAPHVRIGTEPWQPTRLGAPRLGEHTEEVLAELGLNVS; the protein is encoded by the coding sequence ATGGGGCCGCTCGACGGAATCAACGTGCTCGATCTCGGCGGGGTACTGTCCGTCCCCTACGCGGCCACTCTGCTCGCCGAACTCGGAGCGGACGTGATCAAGGTCGAGAGTCGCGACGGCGACCAGCTTCGTGGAAATCATCCGATGCACTGTGGCATGTCTGCGATGTACTACAACGCCAATCGCGGCAAACGCGGAATCGTGCTCGACCTGAAATCGGACGAGGGTATCCGGGCCGTTCACGCTTTGATCGCGAAGGCCGATGTGGTGATGGAAAATTGGCGTCCAGGTGTCGCCGAACGGCTGGGCCTCGGATTCGACGAGCTTCGTGCCCGGCATCCGGCGCTGATCACAGCATCGGTGCGGGGCTTCGGGTCGGCGGGCCCCTATGCCGGACAACGCGTGTACGACCCGATCATTCAGGGTGTGTCGTCGATGGCCTCCACGCAGGACGAAGACACTCCCCAGCTGGTGACGAACCTTCTCCCCGACAAGCTGACATCGATGTCGCTGGCACAGGGCATCCTCGCGGCCCTCGTCCAGCGTGGCCGCACCGGCCGGGGCGACCACGTCGAAGTCACCATGCTGGACACCGCGATCTCCTTTCTCTGGCCGGACATGATGCAGGCCGACACATTCGTCGACGCACCGCCCCCCGCGGGTAAGGTCGAACGAAACACTCGGGTGGCGCAGATCCTGCGCGCCGGTGACGGCAAGTGGCTGATTTGCACGGCCACCACCAACTCGCAATGGGCACAGCTCTGTCGGACGATCGGGCAGCCGGAGTGGATCGAGAAGTTCCCCGGACTGGACGATCGCCGCGAAGCACGCACAACGATCAACGATCAGCTGACCGCGATGTTCCAGGATTCGACTCGCGACCAGGTGCTGACACTGTTTTCGGACGCCGACATTCCCTGCGGGCCGCTCAACACCGTCGAGGAGATGCTGACCGATCCCCAGGTGCAGGCCAACGACGTCATCCGTGAGGTCGAGCGACCGGGCCTGGGGATCGTGCGTGAACCCGCACCGCACGTCCGAATCGGGACGGAGCCTTGGCAACCGACCCGCCTCGGAGCACCACGTCTCGGCGAGCACACCGAGGAAGTGCTCGCCGAACTCGGGCTGAACGTCTCGTGA
- a CDS encoding AraC family transcriptional regulator, giving the protein MVDLIRASALANFGDLVTDLGGDPDAVLLAHGVDPVVAGDHERFLTYTAVATVIGGAAKELGHPDFGLQLARRQSIDILGPIAVIARHADTVADALDGVSRYLHTYSPSIATELRRDAAASEFTFTVLLRQLPHRDLMVELSLGIGLGALRLLVAPDFVPLRVTVQHARSAEPEAYEKLFGCPIEFEGTQNCLTLPNSALNQRIHGSDSAARALAEKYLAPIRPDLAVADHVHDLIQRLLPLNQASLVHVAREMSLHPRVLQRRLAESDTTFEAILDDIRRTSAQRLSATGLQVAQIARMLGYTEQSSYTRACQRWFGQSPRQLISALTPGP; this is encoded by the coding sequence ATGGTCGACCTCATCCGAGCATCGGCGCTGGCGAACTTCGGGGATCTTGTCACCGACTTGGGCGGCGACCCCGACGCGGTGCTGCTCGCGCACGGGGTCGACCCTGTCGTCGCCGGCGACCACGAACGCTTCCTCACCTATACCGCGGTCGCCACCGTCATCGGCGGCGCAGCGAAAGAACTGGGCCACCCCGACTTCGGGTTGCAGCTGGCGCGCCGTCAGAGCATCGACATCCTCGGCCCCATCGCGGTCATCGCCCGCCACGCCGACACGGTGGCCGACGCGCTCGACGGTGTGTCCCGCTATCTGCACACCTACAGCCCCTCCATTGCCACCGAACTGCGGCGGGATGCGGCGGCCTCGGAGTTCACCTTCACCGTGTTGCTTCGCCAGCTACCGCACCGGGACCTGATGGTCGAACTCAGTCTCGGTATCGGACTCGGGGCACTCCGGCTGCTCGTCGCCCCGGACTTCGTACCACTCCGGGTCACCGTGCAGCACGCACGATCCGCAGAGCCGGAAGCCTACGAGAAGTTGTTCGGTTGCCCGATCGAGTTCGAGGGCACGCAGAACTGCCTGACATTGCCCAATAGTGCACTGAACCAGCGAATTCACGGTTCGGACTCCGCGGCCCGCGCTCTCGCCGAGAAATACCTGGCACCGATACGTCCCGATCTCGCCGTCGCCGACCACGTGCACGACCTGATCCAGCGGCTCCTGCCGCTCAACCAGGCGAGCCTCGTCCACGTCGCCCGGGAGATGTCGCTCCATCCCAGGGTGCTCCAACGCCGCCTCGCCGAATCGGACACCACATTCGAGGCCATCCTCGACGACATCCGACGCACCTCCGCACAACGCCTGTCCGCCACCGGGCTCCAGGTAGCCCAGATCGCACGCATGCTGGGCTACACCGAACAGAGTAGTTACACCCGCGCCTGTCAACGCTGGTTCGGGCAGTCCCCACGCCAACTGATCTCGGCCCTGACGCCCGGACCGTGA
- a CDS encoding NAD-dependent epimerase/dehydratase family protein produces MTATIPRPAPALPGKVFITGANGFIGAALARRMRALGVEVTGVDLTADPANGIVAGNTTDPDSWSAALHGVDVVIHTAALVSNVASLEDAWTVNVLGTRRVLDAAIGAGVRRFVHLSSIAAYGFAYPDGVDEKYPVHVNGHSYTDTKVNSEAVVLTAHAAGEIDCTVIRPGDVYGPESRPWVILILQMLAARQLILPNGGKGTFTPVYIDNLVDGILLAIASDAAAGQIFNITDGDGMSCAQYFGRLARMTGGPVRTLPAGLAIALASTVGAIQRRLGRPSELSPGTMLMLNRPGAYSIDKARTVLGYEPLVSFDEGMTRVEAWAREEGLIPA; encoded by the coding sequence ATGACCGCAACCATCCCCCGCCCCGCACCGGCACTGCCGGGCAAGGTCTTCATCACCGGCGCAAACGGATTCATCGGCGCCGCCCTCGCGCGGCGGATGCGGGCACTCGGCGTCGAAGTCACCGGCGTCGACCTGACAGCCGACCCGGCCAACGGGATCGTCGCGGGAAACACCACCGACCCCGACTCCTGGTCCGCCGCCCTCCACGGCGTCGACGTGGTGATCCATACCGCGGCGCTCGTGTCGAATGTGGCCTCCCTCGAGGATGCGTGGACGGTCAACGTGCTGGGAACGCGGCGGGTGCTCGACGCCGCCATCGGTGCCGGCGTGCGCCGATTCGTCCACCTGTCGTCGATCGCCGCGTACGGCTTCGCCTACCCGGACGGGGTGGACGAGAAGTACCCGGTTCACGTCAACGGGCACAGTTACACCGACACGAAAGTGAACTCCGAGGCCGTCGTGCTGACCGCGCACGCCGCCGGCGAAATCGACTGCACCGTCATCCGGCCCGGGGATGTGTACGGGCCGGAGTCTCGCCCCTGGGTGATCCTCATCCTGCAGATGCTCGCCGCCCGGCAGCTGATCCTGCCGAACGGCGGAAAGGGAACGTTCACACCGGTCTACATCGACAACCTCGTCGACGGCATACTGCTGGCGATCGCCTCCGACGCCGCTGCCGGGCAGATCTTCAACATCACCGACGGCGACGGCATGAGCTGCGCGCAATACTTCGGCCGGCTGGCCCGGATGACCGGCGGTCCTGTCCGCACCCTGCCTGCCGGACTCGCCATCGCCCTTGCGAGCACCGTCGGTGCGATCCAGCGGCGGCTGGGCCGGCCCAGCGAGCTGAGCCCGGGAACCATGCTGATGCTCAACCGGCCCGGCGCCTACTCCATCGACAAGGCCCGCACGGTCCTCGGCTACGAACCGCTGGTGTCGTTCGACGAGGGAATGACGCGGGTCGAGGCCTGGGCCCGAGAGGAGGGCCTGATACCCGCCTGA
- a CDS encoding 2,4'-dihydroxyacetophenone dioxygenase family protein, protein MTAQPFTKAPVFSLPQDELLTLNAADIPVIKDALAPGVNYQPLFLDPEVGIWVVLAHFAPGAELPVHLHTGAVHGYTLSGKWAYREYPDQPQTAGSYLYEPGSSIHQFYAPEDNTDDTVVLFIVYGANINFTPEGQFHSVLDAITIKTLTEQLSEAQGLGKVNYLTGGSARYTAN, encoded by the coding sequence ATGACCGCCCAGCCCTTCACGAAGGCACCCGTGTTCTCACTCCCCCAGGACGAACTGCTCACCCTCAACGCCGCGGACATTCCCGTCATCAAGGACGCGCTCGCCCCCGGTGTCAACTACCAGCCGCTGTTCCTCGATCCCGAGGTCGGGATCTGGGTGGTGCTGGCGCATTTCGCCCCCGGCGCCGAACTGCCCGTGCACCTGCACACCGGCGCCGTGCACGGCTACACCCTGTCCGGTAAGTGGGCGTACCGCGAGTACCCCGATCAGCCGCAGACGGCGGGCAGCTACCTCTACGAGCCCGGGTCGTCGATCCACCAGTTCTACGCCCCCGAGGACAACACCGACGACACCGTCGTCCTGTTCATCGTCTACGGCGCGAACATCAACTTCACCCCGGAGGGCCAATTCCACTCCGTCCTCGACGCCATCACCATCAAGACACTGACCGAACAACTCTCGGAGGCGCAGGGCCTCGGCAAGGTCAACTACCTCACCGGCGGCAGCGCCCGCTACACCGCCAACTAG
- a CDS encoding zinc-binding dehydrogenase yields MRAVVMQDSDLDVTDIPIPEPHSGEVLVKTLANGICGSDLHCVSHGPEFVAGVKAVTGSDLLDVSRPVVLGHEFCAEIVAHGPGTQGILAPGTRVVSPPLLLREVPTQLGFGGIDTPGGYAEYMVLSEALLMPVPDALDTATASLTEPLAVALHAVNRGAVGADDVPLVIGCGPIGLATIAVLKMRGAGPIVAADFSPARRALAAKLGADVVVDPRESSPYESWHQVAATSDPARVGRRTALFPELSVRPSVVFECVGVPGVIQQILAGASACSRVVVAGLCMQEDRFQPTFGVLKEIDLIFSIYYTVDEFAETLAYLAAGELQVDPLITRSVGLGEVRQAYADLADPERDAKIIIDPTLG; encoded by the coding sequence ATGCGCGCAGTTGTCATGCAGGACAGCGATCTCGACGTCACCGACATCCCGATACCGGAGCCCCACTCCGGGGAGGTTCTGGTCAAGACGCTGGCCAACGGAATCTGTGGATCGGATCTGCACTGCGTCAGTCATGGACCGGAGTTCGTGGCCGGCGTGAAGGCTGTCACCGGCAGTGATCTGCTGGATGTCAGCAGACCGGTCGTCCTCGGGCACGAGTTCTGCGCCGAGATCGTCGCGCACGGACCGGGCACCCAGGGGATCCTGGCGCCCGGCACCCGGGTGGTGTCTCCACCTCTACTGCTCCGCGAAGTCCCCACCCAGCTCGGCTTCGGTGGAATCGACACCCCGGGCGGCTATGCCGAGTACATGGTGCTGTCCGAGGCACTGCTGATGCCGGTGCCCGACGCCCTCGACACCGCCACGGCGTCGTTGACCGAGCCCCTCGCCGTGGCGCTGCACGCGGTCAATCGCGGCGCGGTCGGCGCCGACGACGTCCCCCTGGTGATCGGCTGCGGTCCGATCGGCCTCGCGACGATCGCGGTGCTGAAGATGCGCGGCGCCGGGCCGATCGTCGCTGCAGACTTCTCCCCGGCCCGCCGCGCTCTCGCCGCGAAACTCGGCGCCGACGTCGTGGTGGACCCGCGGGAGTCGTCACCGTACGAGTCGTGGCACCAGGTCGCGGCGACCTCCGACCCGGCGCGGGTCGGCCGCCGGACGGCACTGTTTCCCGAGCTGTCCGTGCGGCCCTCGGTCGTGTTCGAGTGCGTCGGCGTTCCCGGGGTCATCCAGCAGATCCTGGCCGGCGCGTCCGCGTGCTCGCGGGTCGTCGTCGCCGGATTGTGCATGCAGGAGGACCGCTTCCAGCCGACCTTCGGCGTGCTGAAGGAGATCGACCTGATCTTCTCGATCTATTACACGGTCGACGAATTCGCCGAAACCCTGGCATATCTCGCCGCCGGCGAGCTCCAGGTCGATCCGTTGATCACGCGCAGCGTCGGCCTCGGCGAGGTCCGGCAGGCGTACGCAGATCTGGCCGACCCGGAGAGGGACGCCAAGATCATCATCGACCCCACCCTGGGCTGA
- a CDS encoding MFS transporter: MRAWGFTSLLVLLTVVNWSDKAVLGIIAQPLAKELNLAAAQIGLVGSLFFFTFTIGGFFSGAVNTLLSLRWALAVLALAWSAAMLPMVFTASFTVLLASRLLLGLSEGPSGPLTHTATFSWHPPAKRALPGALLAGSASLAKIVVAPALAFVTVSWGWRAALVCLAVLGVLWCVLWLSTWSEGPHIRSGNGHAGTESGTAADEPAVPWIRIFRTPTFLSCVLLIMAIYALVAIVLTWLPSYFEVALGYSRLQAGSMFAFPSIAGLTLMLVLGATGDRLTSRGATSRTVRIIIPVAGVMISAAILVTLPYVGVPALAVLIVSVGYGFLASGYPLIIATITELCPPRQTAGTLGVFMAMMGIGGLVGPYITGLIVDAADSPAAGYATAFQVFGVVALVFALGALVFANPERDKRAVRGLTSAHNRGNVNNQ, translated from the coding sequence ATGCGGGCTTGGGGTTTCACCTCCCTGCTCGTGTTGCTGACGGTGGTCAACTGGAGCGACAAGGCTGTTCTCGGGATCATCGCGCAGCCGCTCGCCAAGGAGTTGAACCTGGCGGCGGCGCAGATCGGTCTCGTCGGCAGCCTGTTCTTCTTCACCTTCACCATCGGCGGCTTCTTCTCCGGCGCGGTGAACACGCTGCTGTCGCTGCGGTGGGCCCTTGCCGTGCTGGCGTTGGCCTGGTCGGCGGCGATGCTGCCGATGGTGTTCACTGCCAGTTTCACGGTGCTGCTGGCCAGCCGACTTCTACTGGGACTGTCGGAAGGACCGAGCGGCCCGCTGACGCACACCGCGACCTTCTCGTGGCATCCACCCGCGAAGCGGGCCTTGCCGGGTGCTCTGCTCGCCGGTTCCGCCTCGCTGGCGAAGATCGTCGTCGCGCCGGCATTGGCTTTCGTCACCGTGTCCTGGGGCTGGCGGGCCGCGTTGGTCTGCCTCGCCGTCCTCGGAGTGCTGTGGTGCGTGCTGTGGTTGTCGACGTGGTCCGAGGGGCCCCACATCCGAAGCGGGAATGGGCATGCCGGCACCGAGTCCGGCACCGCTGCAGACGAGCCCGCGGTGCCGTGGATCCGCATCTTCCGGACCCCGACCTTCCTCAGTTGCGTGCTGCTGATCATGGCCATCTACGCGTTGGTCGCGATCGTTCTGACGTGGCTCCCGTCGTATTTCGAGGTAGCACTGGGCTACAGCAGGTTGCAGGCCGGGTCGATGTTCGCGTTCCCCAGCATCGCGGGTCTGACCCTCATGCTGGTGCTGGGCGCAACCGGTGACCGGCTGACCTCCCGCGGCGCGACGTCCCGAACGGTGCGGATCATCATTCCCGTGGCCGGCGTGATGATCAGCGCGGCGATTCTGGTGACACTGCCCTACGTCGGTGTGCCCGCACTCGCCGTTCTCATCGTGTCGGTCGGCTACGGCTTCCTCGCCTCGGGTTACCCGCTGATCATCGCGACCATCACGGAGTTGTGCCCGCCGCGCCAGACGGCGGGCACCCTCGGGGTGTTCATGGCGATGATGGGGATCGGCGGACTGGTGGGGCCTTACATCACCGGACTGATCGTCGACGCGGCGGACAGCCCGGCAGCGGGATACGCGACCGCGTTCCAGGTCTTCGGAGTGGTCGCGCTGGTCTTCGCGCTCGGCGCTCTCGTCTTCGCGAACCCGGAACGGGACAAGCGCGCCGTGCGGGGGTTGACAAGCGCGCACAACCGAGGCAATGTGAATAATCAGTAA
- a CDS encoding SDR family NAD(P)-dependent oxidoreductase, with the protein MGTLSGKTALVSGSGRGIGREIALKLAREGAAVVVNDLDPEPAAQTVDEIAAAGGRAVACTGSVSDDGFAERFVETAVDTFGGLDIIVNNAGYTWDSVIQKMTDEQWDTILDVNLKAPFRILRAAQPFIKSAPTDYHRKVVNISSVSGFYGNAGQANYGAAKAGLLGLTKTLAKEWGRYKVNVNAVAFGLILTRMTEVAADTDTTLNIDGRDIRVGINADRMAMSSRMIPFGRGGTPTEAAGAVYLLCTPESDYVNSQCLVVDAGRV; encoded by the coding sequence ATGGGAACACTCAGCGGCAAGACCGCCCTCGTATCGGGTTCGGGACGCGGCATCGGACGTGAGATCGCCCTGAAGCTGGCCCGCGAGGGCGCGGCGGTGGTGGTCAACGACCTCGATCCGGAACCGGCCGCGCAGACGGTGGACGAGATCGCCGCGGCCGGCGGCCGTGCCGTTGCCTGCACCGGATCGGTGTCCGACGACGGGTTCGCCGAGCGATTCGTCGAGACCGCGGTCGACACGTTCGGCGGTCTCGACATCATCGTCAACAACGCCGGCTACACGTGGGACTCGGTGATCCAGAAGATGACCGACGAACAGTGGGACACCATCCTGGACGTCAACCTGAAGGCGCCGTTCCGGATCCTGCGGGCGGCACAGCCGTTCATCAAGTCCGCGCCCACCGACTATCACCGCAAGGTCGTCAACATCTCCTCGGTGTCCGGGTTCTACGGCAATGCGGGCCAAGCGAATTACGGCGCGGCAAAGGCCGGCCTGCTCGGGCTCACCAAGACCCTCGCCAAGGAGTGGGGCCGCTACAAGGTCAACGTGAACGCGGTGGCCTTCGGTCTCATCCTCACCCGGATGACCGAGGTCGCCGCCGACACCGACACCACCCTGAACATCGACGGCCGCGATATCCGCGTCGGTATCAACGCCGATCGAATGGCGATGTCGTCGAGGATGATCCCGTTCGGGCGCGGCGGCACCCCGACCGAAGCTGCCGGGGCGGTCTACCTGCTGTGCACCCCCGAATCCGACTACGTCAACAGCCAGTGCCTCGTGGTCGACGCCGGCCGCGTCTGA
- a CDS encoding acyl-CoA dehydrogenase family protein, producing the protein MKRTVYTEEHEAFRDTIRTFIAKEVSPYYPDWEKANQAPRELFHKLGALGAMSFDIPEEYGGPGPTSFKFQAVMQEETARAAVTLGHFTVSTGIVLPYLLRLANEEQKKRWLPGVATGETVLCIAMTEPGTGSDLAGIRTTARLSEDGTHYVLNGAKTFITGIRNSELCVVAARTSAPNDDRRFGLSLLVVPTDSPGFEFGRKLDKIGMKASDTNEISFTDVLVPVENLLGKQDQGFSYLGQNLPRERLSIGVGAVSTATAAIDFAREYVRERQVFGKPVAHFQNTKFVLAECAAEVAAGQALVDRGLDLDEAGALTPADAARIKLFCTEMSGRVIDKCLQLHGGYGYMLEYPIARLYADARVNRIFGGTSEVMKTIIAKDLGL; encoded by the coding sequence ATGAAGCGCACCGTTTACACCGAAGAGCACGAAGCATTCCGCGACACCATCCGCACCTTCATCGCCAAGGAGGTGTCGCCGTACTACCCCGACTGGGAGAAGGCGAACCAGGCTCCGCGTGAACTGTTCCACAAACTCGGAGCGTTGGGCGCCATGAGCTTCGACATTCCCGAGGAGTACGGCGGGCCCGGGCCCACGAGTTTCAAATTCCAGGCCGTCATGCAGGAGGAGACCGCCCGCGCCGCAGTCACTCTCGGGCATTTCACCGTGAGTACCGGCATCGTGCTGCCCTACCTGCTGCGCCTGGCGAACGAGGAGCAGAAGAAGCGCTGGCTTCCCGGTGTCGCCACCGGCGAGACGGTGCTGTGCATCGCGATGACCGAACCGGGCACCGGTTCGGACCTGGCAGGCATCCGCACCACCGCCCGGCTGTCCGAGGACGGCACCCATTACGTCCTGAACGGCGCCAAGACGTTCATCACCGGAATCCGCAATTCCGAACTGTGCGTCGTCGCGGCCCGCACCTCCGCACCCAACGACGACCGCCGGTTCGGCCTGAGCCTGCTCGTCGTACCGACGGACAGCCCCGGCTTCGAATTCGGACGCAAGCTCGACAAGATCGGCATGAAGGCCAGCGACACCAACGAGATCTCCTTCACCGACGTGTTGGTGCCCGTGGAAAACCTTCTCGGCAAGCAGGATCAGGGTTTCTCCTATCTGGGTCAGAACTTGCCCCGCGAGCGGCTGTCGATCGGCGTCGGCGCCGTCTCCACCGCGACGGCGGCGATCGACTTCGCACGCGAATACGTGCGGGAACGGCAAGTGTTCGGCAAGCCGGTCGCACATTTTCAGAACACCAAGTTCGTGCTCGCCGAGTGCGCCGCCGAGGTCGCCGCCGGGCAGGCACTGGTGGACCGGGGACTCGATCTCGACGAGGCCGGTGCACTCACCCCGGCGGATGCTGCCCGCATCAAGCTGTTCTGCACCGAAATGAGTGGGCGTGTGATCGACAAGTGCCTGCAGTTGCACGGCGGTTACGGCTACATGCTCGAATACCCGATCGCCCGCCTGTACGCCGATGCGCGGGTCAACCGCATCTTCGGCGGTACCAGCGAGGTCATGAAGACCATCATCGCCAAGGACCTGGGTCTGTAG